The following are encoded together in the Streptomyces tsukubensis genome:
- a CDS encoding amino acid adenylation domain-containing protein, giving the protein MMEPSARLVLLSPTHLADIRGRTGDHGDRTIAQACAIGLAYWATGRSPEGIELAPGTLFADVLAWAANGGAGTEGWQAGEGGATITVPEDVDPAEVRLALDDLAAFPDRPLSTIGPFTARARIEALAAWNDTRADRDRPTLMEMFREQARARPDAVAVVDENRSLTYREAAELSSQLAHHLIARGLTAEQVVGISLDRSAEMVIGLLGVLQAGCAFVPLDPRWPTERRAVVIEDSGVVLQLGDTGRSAAGEPEAVAVDLDDWKFGALASGGTGITVPGDALAYVIFTSGSTGRPKGAMIRHKAISERLLWQVNEILGFGHDDASLFKAPLSFDISINEIFLPLVSGGRLVVLRPGGERDPHHLLDVIAGERVTFTYLVSSMLDVLLDMAGDSGHLDSLRHVWCGGEVLTPELYERFRTQLDIPLYHGYGPAETTIGVSHVIYRGAAERLSTSIGRANPNTQLYVLDDELRPVPVGVGGELYAGGLLLGRGYVNAPALTASRFVANPFADDGSRLYRTGDLARFAPDGSLDFLGRADNQIKIRGMRLEIEDVEVGLAEHPHVRHTCVVAKKNAAGGTYLVGYAIPAAGSDELRADEVKAWAAEHMVEYMVPTHIVIMREFPLTANGKLDRGALPEPTRGTGSLQAPVTENERAVCAAAARVLQLEEVGVDQDFFQLGGDSLLAISLLSALREAGLYVTARQIFTHSVVGALAAVAGREDHSAADHDDIATGPVVGSPIVRWLGETTDAVDGFVQSVVVNTPAELTGEALDIILTALTERHDMLRARLVRGPRWGFDVPTGRTAEPVWRQSDLPVDECVALATEALDPDGGVMLRAVWRRAERQLVLVVHHVVIDGVSWRILLEDLATAWGQVSSGVPVQLPRAGTSFRRWTQLLERAAADADSAYFSRPLPGPDRPLGGRELTAADTVARERTRTLVTDPGTTAALLGEIPAKFHTGAGDVLLTALAVALARRRQDLGQDQTFAHIELEGHGREGRFVADAGGFEPELSRTVGWFTTLFPVTVDPGTATDPTAPAHLAAALKAVKEDLARVPGNGLYYGALRYLTGTAFDAPAPQVLFNYLGRFDTATSGQWQLAGATGQLGEKRDPRMRLPRALEFNAIAEPSTTGAYALVTTVSWPEGMFTDEDITTLGRYFQEALTGLAQLAAHEQGGHSPSDFGLVPLTQSDVDDLEGPALRDILPLTPLQEGLYFHSVFDGDSAGSYVEQQLLTLDGEVDAGRLATAATRLLALHPNLAARFVALADGRVVSVLEDAVTAPFTTLERPGITDDAIRELAERDRRAGFDLATGPLMRYTLIRTGAGHQVLVQTVHHIIADGWSVPPMLRALLAEYHAPGTVHPVGGFPDYVHWLAGRDDDESDRVWSGELAELTGPSLVAEGHTPSELFADIAQVPADDPEAAARSAGVPLSVAVHSAWAVTLGSVLHGKDVVFGSTVSGRDADVPGIGDMVGLFINTIPVRARWGTATTARELLASVREHQSAVLPHQHVSLARIGRLAKTGSLFDTLVVFDVAADVESLREADHDLVVTDIVNEGAPHYPLTLVVERAPDGGPRFNLIYDGALLREASAQALLHTFTRTLTGLLTRPDALVDDLTPESARRPAHVPATTLGELFDEAAHRDPAATAVTQCALDGRSRSLTYGELSYAKAELATDLRGSGVGPGSRVAVAVPRSLEQVIALVAVVTAGGAYVPLDLAYPDERLEYVLADADPQVVLVDREQRERLTRLLDRAGVPARVLVAGDAPPSGTGGAAEPRDDAARGAGPHDLAPRDDAPRGAGPHDPAYVIYTSGSTGRPKGVVVPHAAVVTLLANTRADMGFGPDDVWVQFHSFSFDFAVWELWGALTHGARLLLPEYALTRSPVDFHRLVRERAVTVLNQTPSAFYQFVEADRHATEPVTALRRIIFGGEALDLGRVRGWVERHGVSSPELVNMYGITETTVHVTHRVLTVDDFRPGADASPIGGPVPGLRIHLLDEALRPVPPGRVGAIYVAGDQVSLGYLGRPGLTAGRFVADPFAGDGSRMYHTGDLARRTLDGELEFAGRSDDQVQLKGFRIELGEVESAVRALDGVVDAAVTVADSADHLVAHIVGNAPGDLTALLAAELPAHMVPGLVLPVEALPLTVNGKLDRQSLTERAARDTAPTAGVEHVVRGAAPGTADDSALAALIDIFAGTLPGSDPDADTDFFVAGGDSIVAITVIHRARALGLPIAPRDVFLFRTPRALAEHLATSTPRAAETAPALRVDGPVPPTPIILRQRELGGPLAGFAQARTVEAPEGVELADIERAAHTVVAAHPALRLRLRAEHGVWALRTEPAREVTVVTSDAADATAAANEAATRLDPGTGQVIALSWLAASRTVVVTAHHLAVDAVSWLILLDDLATALRGSALAAPTTSYAEYAEALAVRSAEETDGLGHWITTLGAPPLLPAVEGRRETTVVLPPEASDRVTREAPTALGVGLTELLCGALRTALTRIQSDPTDLAVELERHGRVPAGEHHDYTRTVGWFTSIAPVRLTPHTDPVAAAREVEERQQDEAGHTAYGRLRYLNPQTAPLLTAQPQVLFNYLGRGGESQAPRITGADRPSPYAVEVNAWTDDATGSLHAAFTLADSVPDEITDGWLRALEHVADAATTAERTAPVTPLQRGLFFQAQMAGTAGHYVAQSYFTFDRRLDTDALADAMAYVIARHPVVGAGFTTDDTGNPVQVLKAGRRVDVRTIHVPTEAAVETLRARDRDTGFDPARPPLVRLTVVRLPNGGDGLLLSYHLLLWDGWSREIVLRDLFDAYRAVLAGEPLDASPATPGFEEYARRLAAKDLAVSERFWAEHLTGLTGPTLLAGARPSLSDELPRALVHTLSADQSALLGTRPRTTVSP; this is encoded by the coding sequence ATGATGGAACCGAGCGCTCGTCTCGTACTGCTTTCCCCCACACACCTGGCCGACATACGCGGGCGGACCGGCGACCACGGCGACAGGACCATCGCGCAGGCGTGCGCCATCGGACTCGCGTACTGGGCGACGGGCCGGAGCCCCGAGGGGATCGAACTCGCCCCGGGCACCCTCTTCGCGGACGTCCTCGCCTGGGCGGCCAACGGCGGCGCCGGTACCGAGGGATGGCAGGCCGGCGAGGGCGGCGCGACCATCACCGTGCCCGAGGACGTCGACCCGGCCGAGGTGCGACTCGCCCTCGACGACCTGGCCGCCTTCCCCGACCGGCCCCTCTCCACCATCGGCCCCTTCACCGCCCGAGCCAGGATCGAAGCCCTGGCCGCGTGGAACGACACCCGCGCCGACCGGGACCGCCCCACCCTCATGGAGATGTTCCGCGAGCAGGCGCGCGCCAGGCCCGACGCCGTCGCGGTCGTGGACGAGAACCGGTCGCTGACCTACCGCGAGGCGGCCGAACTCTCCAGCCAACTCGCCCACCACCTGATCGCACGCGGGCTCACCGCGGAACAGGTCGTCGGCATCTCGCTTGACCGGTCGGCGGAGATGGTCATCGGGCTGCTCGGCGTCCTCCAGGCCGGGTGCGCCTTCGTGCCGCTCGACCCTCGGTGGCCCACCGAGCGCAGGGCCGTCGTCATCGAGGACTCCGGGGTCGTGCTGCAGTTGGGTGACACGGGCCGGAGCGCGGCCGGGGAACCCGAGGCCGTCGCGGTCGACCTGGACGACTGGAAGTTCGGCGCGCTCGCCTCCGGGGGCACCGGGATCACCGTCCCGGGCGACGCCCTCGCGTACGTGATCTTCACCTCGGGGTCGACCGGGCGGCCCAAGGGCGCGATGATCCGCCACAAGGCGATCAGCGAACGCCTGCTGTGGCAGGTGAACGAGATCCTGGGCTTCGGCCACGACGACGCCTCCCTCTTCAAGGCGCCGCTCTCCTTCGACATCTCCATCAACGAGATCTTCCTCCCCCTGGTCTCCGGGGGCAGGCTGGTGGTCCTCAGGCCCGGCGGTGAACGCGACCCGCATCACCTGCTCGACGTGATCGCCGGGGAGCGCGTCACCTTCACCTACCTGGTCTCCTCCATGCTGGACGTGCTGCTCGACATGGCGGGCGACTCCGGTCACCTCGACAGCCTGCGACACGTGTGGTGCGGCGGCGAGGTGCTCACCCCCGAGCTGTACGAACGGTTCCGTACGCAGCTCGACATCCCGCTGTACCACGGGTACGGCCCGGCCGAGACGACGATCGGTGTCTCGCACGTCATCTACCGGGGCGCCGCGGAACGCCTCTCCACATCGATCGGCAGGGCCAACCCCAACACCCAGCTGTACGTGCTCGACGACGAACTGCGGCCCGTCCCCGTCGGTGTCGGCGGGGAACTGTACGCGGGCGGGCTGCTGTTGGGGCGCGGCTACGTCAACGCGCCGGCCCTGACGGCGTCCCGGTTCGTCGCCAACCCCTTCGCGGACGACGGCTCCCGGCTGTACAGGACGGGCGACCTCGCGCGGTTCGCCCCCGACGGATCCCTCGACTTCCTCGGCCGCGCCGACAACCAGATCAAGATCCGCGGTATGCGGCTGGAGATCGAGGACGTCGAGGTCGGACTCGCCGAGCACCCCCACGTACGGCACACCTGCGTCGTGGCGAAGAAGAACGCGGCGGGCGGCACCTACCTGGTCGGATACGCGATCCCCGCGGCGGGGAGCGACGAGCTGCGGGCCGACGAGGTCAAGGCGTGGGCCGCCGAGCACATGGTCGAGTACATGGTGCCCACCCACATCGTCATCATGAGGGAGTTCCCGCTCACCGCCAACGGCAAGCTCGACCGCGGGGCGCTGCCGGAACCCACCCGGGGGACGGGCTCGCTCCAGGCGCCCGTCACCGAGAACGAGCGGGCGGTATGCGCGGCCGCCGCGCGGGTGCTCCAACTCGAAGAGGTCGGCGTCGACCAGGACTTCTTCCAGCTCGGCGGCGACAGCCTGCTGGCCATCTCACTGCTGAGCGCGTTGCGCGAAGCGGGGCTCTACGTCACAGCGCGGCAGATCTTCACCCACAGCGTCGTAGGGGCGCTGGCCGCCGTGGCCGGGCGCGAGGACCACTCCGCCGCGGACCACGACGACATCGCGACCGGGCCCGTCGTGGGATCGCCCATCGTGCGCTGGCTCGGCGAGACCACGGACGCCGTCGACGGCTTCGTACAGTCGGTGGTGGTGAACACCCCGGCGGAGCTGACCGGGGAAGCCCTCGACATCATCCTCACCGCCCTGACCGAGCGGCACGACATGCTCCGCGCCAGGCTGGTGCGCGGCCCGCGCTGGGGCTTCGACGTCCCGACGGGCCGAACCGCGGAACCGGTGTGGCGGCAGAGCGACCTGCCGGTCGACGAGTGCGTCGCCCTCGCCACCGAAGCGCTGGACCCGGACGGCGGCGTGATGCTGCGTGCCGTCTGGCGCCGCGCGGAGCGGCAACTCGTCCTCGTCGTCCACCATGTGGTCATCGACGGAGTGTCCTGGCGGATCCTGCTGGAGGACCTGGCCACGGCGTGGGGACAGGTCTCCTCCGGGGTGCCCGTCCAACTACCGCGTGCGGGAACGTCGTTCAGGCGCTGGACGCAGCTGCTCGAACGTGCGGCGGCCGACGCGGACAGCGCGTACTTCAGCCGCCCCCTGCCGGGCCCGGACCGGCCCCTGGGCGGACGCGAGCTGACCGCGGCGGACACCGTGGCGCGGGAGCGGACCAGGACCCTCGTGACCGATCCCGGGACCACGGCCGCGCTGCTGGGCGAGATCCCCGCGAAGTTCCACACGGGCGCGGGTGACGTACTGCTCACCGCGCTCGCCGTCGCCCTCGCCCGCCGCCGCCAGGACCTCGGCCAGGACCAGACCTTCGCCCACATCGAACTCGAAGGCCACGGCCGCGAAGGACGGTTCGTGGCGGACGCCGGGGGGTTCGAACCCGAACTGTCCAGGACCGTGGGCTGGTTCACCACCCTGTTCCCCGTGACCGTCGATCCAGGGACCGCCACCGATCCGACCGCGCCCGCCCACCTCGCCGCCGCGCTCAAGGCCGTCAAGGAAGACCTCGCCCGGGTGCCGGGCAACGGCCTGTACTACGGCGCCCTGCGCTACCTGACCGGCACCGCGTTCGACGCGCCCGCACCACAGGTCCTCTTCAACTACCTGGGCCGCTTCGACACGGCCACATCCGGGCAGTGGCAGCTCGCGGGAGCCACCGGGCAGTTGGGCGAGAAGCGCGACCCGAGGATGCGCCTGCCGCGCGCCCTGGAGTTCAACGCCATCGCGGAACCGTCCACCACCGGCGCGTACGCCCTCGTCACCACGGTCTCCTGGCCCGAAGGGATGTTCACCGACGAGGACATCACGACACTCGGCCGGTACTTCCAGGAGGCCCTGACCGGCCTCGCCCAACTCGCCGCACACGAGCAGGGCGGGCACTCCCCCTCGGACTTCGGCCTCGTGCCGCTCACCCAGTCCGACGTCGACGACCTGGAAGGGCCCGCGCTCAGGGACATCCTGCCGCTCACCCCGTTGCAGGAGGGCCTGTACTTCCACTCGGTCTTCGACGGCGACTCCGCGGGCTCCTACGTCGAGCAGCAACTGCTCACGCTCGACGGCGAGGTGGACGCCGGGCGGCTCGCGACGGCCGCCACCCGGCTGCTCGCGCTCCACCCGAACCTGGCCGCGCGGTTCGTGGCCCTCGCCGACGGCCGGGTGGTCTCCGTACTGGAGGACGCGGTCACGGCCCCCTTCACCACGCTGGAGCGGCCAGGCATCACCGACGACGCGATACGGGAGCTCGCCGAGCGGGACCGCCGCGCCGGATTCGACCTCGCCACCGGGCCGCTCATGCGGTACACGCTCATCCGTACCGGCGCGGGACACCAGGTCCTGGTGCAGACCGTGCACCACATCATCGCCGACGGCTGGTCGGTGCCGCCGATGCTGCGCGCCCTGCTCGCCGAGTACCACGCGCCGGGGACCGTGCACCCCGTCGGCGGCTTCCCCGACTACGTGCACTGGCTCGCAGGACGGGACGACGACGAGAGCGACCGCGTCTGGAGCGGGGAACTGGCCGAACTGACCGGACCCTCACTGGTCGCCGAGGGCCACACCCCCTCCGAGCTGTTCGCCGACATCGCGCAGGTACCGGCGGACGATCCCGAAGCCGCCGCCAGGTCGGCCGGTGTGCCGCTGAGCGTGGCCGTGCACAGCGCCTGGGCGGTGACGCTCGGCTCCGTCCTGCACGGCAAGGACGTGGTCTTCGGCTCCACGGTCTCCGGGCGCGACGCGGACGTGCCCGGCATCGGCGACATGGTGGGTCTGTTCATCAACACCATTCCTGTACGCGCCCGTTGGGGTACCGCCACCACCGCGCGCGAACTGCTCGCCTCCGTACGGGAACACCAGAGCGCCGTCCTGCCGCACCAGCACGTCTCGCTGGCGAGGATCGGCCGCCTGGCCAAAACCGGGTCCCTCTTCGACACACTGGTGGTGTTCGACGTCGCGGCCGACGTGGAGAGCCTCCGGGAGGCAGACCACGATCTCGTCGTCACCGACATCGTCAACGAGGGCGCCCCGCACTACCCGTTGACGCTGGTCGTCGAGCGCGCCCCCGACGGAGGCCCGCGCTTCAACCTGATCTACGACGGCGCGCTCCTGCGGGAGGCGAGCGCCCAAGCACTCCTGCACACGTTCACCCGGACCCTCACCGGGCTGCTCACCCGCCCTGACGCCCTGGTCGACGACCTGACACCAGAAAGCGCCCGGCGCCCCGCGCATGTCCCCGCGACGACCCTGGGCGAGCTGTTCGACGAGGCCGCGCACCGCGACCCGGCCGCCACCGCGGTCACGCAGTGCGCCCTCGACGGCCGTTCCAGGTCCCTGACCTACGGTGAACTCTCTTACGCCAAGGCCGAACTGGCCACCGATCTGCGCGGGTCCGGGGTCGGCCCCGGCAGCCGGGTCGCCGTGGCCGTGCCCCGCTCCCTGGAGCAGGTGATCGCCCTTGTCGCCGTCGTCACGGCGGGCGGCGCTTACGTACCGCTTGACCTGGCCTACCCCGACGAACGGCTGGAGTACGTCCTCGCCGACGCCGACCCGCAGGTCGTCCTGGTCGACCGTGAGCAGCGCGAACGCCTCACGCGGCTCCTGGACAGGGCGGGCGTCCCGGCCCGCGTGCTCGTGGCGGGGGACGCGCCGCCGTCAGGGACCGGAGGGGCGGCGGAGCCGCGGGACGACGCCGCTCGCGGGGCAGGGCCGCACGACCTCGCCCCGCGGGACGACGCCCCGCGCGGGGCGGGGCCGCACGATCCCGCGTACGTCATCTACACATCGGGGTCGACCGGCCGGCCCAAGGGCGTCGTCGTCCCGCACGCCGCCGTGGTGACGCTGCTGGCCAACACCCGCGCCGACATGGGGTTCGGACCGGACGACGTGTGGGTCCAGTTCCACTCGTTCTCCTTCGACTTCGCCGTCTGGGAACTGTGGGGCGCGCTGACGCACGGCGCTCGACTGCTCCTGCCGGAGTACGCGCTGACCCGCTCGCCCGTCGACTTCCACCGGCTGGTCCGCGAACGTGCCGTGACCGTCCTGAACCAGACCCCGTCGGCCTTCTACCAGTTCGTCGAGGCCGACCGGCACGCCACAGAACCGGTCACCGCCCTGCGCAGGATCATCTTCGGCGGCGAGGCGCTCGACCTCGGACGGGTGCGCGGCTGGGTCGAGCGGCACGGCGTCTCCTCGCCCGAGCTGGTCAACATGTACGGCATCACCGAGACCACCGTCCACGTCACCCACCGGGTACTGACCGTGGACGACTTCCGTCCCGGCGCCGACGCCAGCCCGATCGGTGGCCCCGTCCCCGGCCTGCGGATCCATCTCCTCGACGAAGCGCTGCGGCCCGTACCGCCCGGCCGGGTCGGCGCCATCTACGTCGCGGGCGACCAGGTCTCCCTCGGCTACCTCGGCAGGCCGGGGCTGACCGCCGGCCGGTTCGTGGCCGACCCGTTCGCCGGCGACGGCTCCCGCATGTACCACACGGGCGACCTGGCCCGCCGTACGCTCGACGGCGAGCTGGAGTTCGCGGGCCGCTCCGACGACCAGGTGCAGCTGAAGGGGTTCCGTATCGAGCTGGGCGAGGTGGAGTCCGCCGTCAGGGCGCTCGACGGCGTGGTCGACGCGGCCGTCACCGTGGCGGACAGCGCCGACCACCTCGTCGCGCACATCGTGGGGAACGCCCCCGGCGACCTCACCGCGCTGCTGGCCGCCGAGCTGCCCGCGCACATGGTGCCGGGCCTGGTGCTGCCGGTCGAAGCCCTGCCCTTGACGGTCAACGGCAAGCTGGACCGTCAGTCCCTGACCGAGCGCGCGGCGCGGGACACGGCACCGACGGCCGGGGTCGAGCACGTGGTGCGGGGCGCGGCCCCGGGGACCGCCGACGACTCCGCGCTCGCCGCACTGATCGACATCTTCGCCGGTACGCTGCCGGGCTCCGATCCGGACGCCGACACGGACTTCTTCGTGGCCGGGGGCGACAGCATCGTCGCCATCACCGTGATCCACCGGGCCAGGGCGCTCGGCCTGCCGATCGCACCGAGGGACGTGTTCCTCTTCAGGACACCCCGCGCACTCGCCGAGCACCTGGCGACGAGCACACCTCGGGCGGCGGAGACCGCGCCCGCCCTCCGCGTGGACGGCCCCGTGCCACCGACCCCCATCATCCTGCGGCAGCGGGAACTCGGCGGCCCGCTCGCCGGGTTCGCCCAGGCCAGGACGGTGGAGGCGCCCGAGGGCGTGGAGCTCGCCGACATCGAACGCGCCGCCCACACCGTCGTGGCCGCCCACCCCGCGCTCCGGCTGAGGCTCCGTGCCGAGCACGGGGTGTGGGCGCTGCGCACGGAACCCGCCCGCGAGGTCACCGTCGTGACCTCGGACGCGGCCGACGCGACAGCCGCCGCCAACGAGGCGGCCACCCGGCTCGACCCCGGGACGGGTCAGGTCATCGCTCTCTCGTGGCTCGCGGCGAGCAGGACGGTGGTGGTCACCGCGCATCACCTCGCCGTCGACGCGGTGTCCTGGCTGATCCTCCTCGACGACCTGGCCACGGCCCTGCGCGGGTCCGCCCTCGCGGCTCCGACCACGTCCTACGCCGAGTACGCGGAAGCCCTGGCGGTGCGCTCGGCGGAGGAGACCGACGGCCTCGGCCACTGGATCACCACGCTCGGGGCGCCGCCGCTGCTGCCCGCTGTCGAGGGGCGGCGCGAGACCACCGTCGTCCTGCCGCCGGAGGCGAGCGACCGGGTCACGCGCGAAGCGCCCACGGCGCTCGGCGTCGGCCTCACCGAGCTGCTGTGCGGCGCACTGCGTACCGCGCTCACGCGGATCCAGTCCGACCCCACCGACCTCGCGGTCGAGCTGGAGCGGCACGGCCGGGTCCCCGCAGGGGAGCACCACGACTACACCCGCACCGTCGGCTGGTTCACCTCCATCGCGCCCGTGCGGCTCACCCCGCACACCGACCCCGTCGCGGCCGCCCGCGAGGTCGAGGAGCGCCAGCAGGACGAGGCGGGGCACACCGCCTACGGCCGCCTCAGGTACCTCAACCCGCAGACGGCCCCACTGCTCACCGCCCAGCCCCAGGTCCTCTTCAACTACCTGGGCCGCGGCGGCGAGTCGCAGGCTCCCCGCATCACGGGCGCCGACCGGCCGAGCCCCTACGCCGTCGAGGTCAACGCCTGGACCGACGACGCCACCGGCTCCCTGCACGCGGCCTTCACACTCGCCGACTCCGTCCCCGACGAGATCACTGACGGCTGGCTGAGGGCGCTGGAACACGTCGCCGACGCCGCCACGACAGCCGAGCGCACGGCCCCCGTCACCCCGCTCCAACGCGGCCTGTTCTTCCAGGCCCAGATGGCGGGAACGGCGGGACACTACGTAGCCCAGAGCTACTTCACCTTCGACCGGCGCCTCGACACCGACGCCCTGGCCGACGCGATGGCGTACGTGATCGCGCGCCACCCGGTCGTCGGCGCCGGTTTCACCACGGACGACACGGGAAACCCCGTCCAGGTCCTGAAGGCGGGCCGACGGGTCGACGTCCGTACCATCCATGTGCCGACCGAGGCGGCGGTCGAGACCCTGCGCGCCAGGGACCGCGACACGGGATTCGACCCGGCGCGGCCCCCGCTGGTCCGGCTCACCGTCGTGCGGCTGCCCAACGGTGGCGACGGGCTGCTGCTCAGCTACCACCTGCTGCTGTGGGACGGCTGGTCGCGCGAGATCGTCCTGCGTGACCTGTTCGACGCCTACCGCGCCGTCCTCGCGGGCGAGCCGCTCGACGCCTCTCCGGCGACGCCGGGCTTCGAGGAGTACGCGAGGAGGCTCGCCGCCAAGGATCTCGCCGTATCGGAACGCTTCTGGGCGGAGCACCTGACGGGGCTGACCGGTCCGACCCTGCTCGCGGGGGCGCGGCCCTCCCTCTCGGACGAGCTGCCGCGCGCGCTCGTGCACACCCTCTCCGCCGATCAGTCGGCGCTGCTGGGGACGCGGCCAAGAACCACGGTGTCACCCTGA
- a CDS encoding phosphopantetheine-binding protein has product MRFAAAVAQRDPQVDGAYRLAAYLVLEGAGLASVATEAGAALPDFLRPTHYAQVDTIPLTVNGKADTKALPEAKPLGALTTAAERGPETATETAVCAFFAEALDLDDDEVSAVGDFVSLGGHSMLAVRLIGLLRREYGPVVTIRDLFTLRTPEAIARHLDDNS; this is encoded by the coding sequence GTGCGGTTCGCCGCCGCGGTCGCCCAACGCGACCCGCAGGTCGACGGGGCCTACCGGCTGGCCGCCTACCTCGTCCTCGAAGGGGCGGGGCTGGCGTCGGTCGCGACGGAGGCGGGCGCGGCACTCCCCGACTTCCTGCGCCCGACGCACTACGCCCAGGTCGACACCATCCCGCTGACCGTGAACGGGAAGGCCGACACCAAGGCGCTGCCCGAGGCCAAGCCGCTCGGCGCGCTGACGACGGCGGCGGAGCGCGGTCCGGAGACCGCGACGGAGACCGCCGTGTGCGCGTTCTTCGCCGAGGCACTGGACCTGGACGACGACGAGGTGAGCGCGGTCGGCGACTTCGTCTCCCTCGGCGGACACTCGATGCTGGCGGTACGGCTGATCGGACTGCTCCGCCGGGAGTACGGTCCTGTGGTCACCATCCGCGATCTGTTCACCCTGCGAACCCCGGAAGCGATTGCCCGCCACCTCGATGACAACTCCTGA
- a CDS encoding ABC transporter ATP-binding protein codes for MTTPDTQRPRPGSHILRTALRRNIAAMASGTVLMGLYQAGETAFPIALGLIVEHTLRGDRNLGSLGLSIAALAVIITTVSLSWRFGMRVLQKANTTEAHRWRVRVAACGLQPVARDVDLKSGEVLTIATEDADQTADIIEVVPLLISSLVAVVVAAVALGMADLRLGLLVIVGTIAILSVLSVMSERIGSSTREQQARVARAGAKVADLITGLRPLHGFGGNHAAFLSYREVSTEAKRQAVTVAKVNGAYAGAALVLNAVLAVAVTLTAGWLAFTGHITVGELVMAVGLAQFIMEPLKMFSEMPKYVMVARASAQRMALVLAAPPVTAPGAGRPAAGGELEIDCLRYGSLRGLKFQVGAGEFVAIAAYQPRAATDLASILAVNVPPEAYEGAVRVGGQEVAALAVAAVREHMLVNPYDGEIFAGTLRTNIDPSGTSGSVPEAVEASMLTDVVALHREGLDYAVRDRGANLSGGQRQRLSLARALAADTDVLVLRDPTTAVDAVTEQIIAREVAKVRQGRTTVVITSSPALLDVADRVLVLDDGVIIAEDTHRNLLATDEDYCLAVAR; via the coding sequence ATGACAACTCCTGACACCCAGCGGCCCCGACCGGGGTCCCACATCCTGCGCACCGCTCTGCGCCGCAACATCGCCGCCATGGCCTCGGGCACCGTCCTCATGGGCCTCTACCAGGCGGGGGAGACGGCCTTCCCCATCGCGCTCGGCCTCATCGTCGAGCACACCTTGCGGGGCGACCGGAACCTCGGCTCGCTCGGCCTGTCGATCGCCGCGCTCGCCGTGATCATCACGACCGTCTCGCTGTCGTGGCGGTTCGGCATGCGCGTCCTGCAGAAGGCCAACACCACCGAGGCGCACCGCTGGCGGGTACGGGTCGCCGCGTGCGGACTCCAGCCGGTGGCCAGGGACGTCGACCTCAAATCCGGCGAGGTGCTGACCATCGCCACCGAGGACGCCGACCAGACGGCCGACATCATCGAGGTGGTGCCGCTGCTGATCAGCTCCCTGGTCGCGGTGGTGGTCGCCGCGGTCGCGCTCGGCATGGCCGATCTCCGGCTCGGCCTGCTGGTGATCGTCGGAACCATCGCGATCCTCTCGGTCCTGAGCGTGATGTCCGAGCGGATCGGCAGCAGCACCCGCGAACAGCAGGCCAGGGTGGCGCGGGCGGGCGCGAAGGTCGCCGACCTGATCACGGGACTGCGCCCGCTGCACGGCTTCGGCGGCAACCACGCCGCGTTCCTCTCCTACCGCGAGGTCAGCACGGAGGCCAAGCGACAGGCGGTCACCGTCGCCAAGGTGAACGGCGCCTACGCGGGCGCCGCACTGGTCCTCAACGCGGTACTCGCCGTCGCGGTGACCCTGACGGCCGGCTGGCTGGCCTTCACGGGCCACATCACCGTGGGGGAACTCGTCATGGCCGTCGGCCTCGCGCAGTTCATCATGGAACCGCTCAAGATGTTCTCCGAGATGCCGAAGTACGTGATGGTCGCGCGGGCGTCGGCGCAGCGCATGGCGCTCGTACTGGCCGCCCCGCCCGTGACCGCCCCGGGCGCCGGGCGTCCGGCGGCGGGCGGGGAACTGGAGATCGACTGCCTCAGATACGGGAGTCTGCGCGGCCTGAAGTTCCAGGTGGGAGCGGGGGAGTTCGTGGCGATCGCCGCCTACCAGCCACGCGCGGCCACCGACCTCGCCTCGATCCTCGCCGTGAACGTCCCGCCGGAAGCGTACGAGGGCGCGGTACGGGTCGGCGGACAGGAGGTCGCCGCGCTCGCGGTGGCGGCGGTACGCGAGCACATGCTGGTCAACCCCTACGACGGGGAGATCTTCGCGGGGACCCTGCGCACCAACATCGACCCCTCGGGCACCAGCGGATCGGTCCCCGAGGCCGTCGAGGCGTCCATGCTGACCGATGTCGTCGCCCTCCACCGGGAGGGGCTCGACTACGCCGTCCGCGACCGAGGGGCCAACCTCTCCGGCGGGCAACGCCAACGCCTCTCCCTGGCCCGCGCTTTGGCAGCCGACACCGACGTCCTGGTCCTGCGCGATCCGACGACGGCTGTCGACGCGGTCACGGAACAGATCATCGCCCGCGAGGTCGCCAAGGTACGCCAGGGACGCACCACCGTCGTGATCACCAGCAGCCCGGCCCTCCTCGACGTCGCCGACCGTGTCCTCGTCCTGGACGACGGCGTCATCATCGCCGAGGACACCCACCGCAACCTCCTCGCCACCGACGAGGACTACTGTCTGGCCGTGGCTCGGTGA